From a region of the Bradyrhizobium sp. KBS0727 genome:
- a CDS encoding type II toxin-antitoxin system RelE/ParE family toxin: protein MIRSFRNKALERFFATGDGRRLSVQNVSRIANILRALDDASRPEDMNLPGFRFHALVGRDKGRYAVNASGNWRITFGWIEGDAIDVDLEDYH from the coding sequence ATGATCCGCTCGTTCCGGAACAAAGCCCTTGAACGGTTTTTCGCGACCGGAGACGGGCGCCGGCTCAGCGTCCAGAATGTGAGTCGGATAGCAAATATTCTACGGGCTCTGGATGATGCCTCGCGCCCGGAGGACATGAATTTGCCGGGCTTCCGTTTTCACGCGCTTGTTGGTCGCGACAAGGGCCGTTACGCGGTCAACGCCAGCGGAAACTGGCGCATTACTTTCGGTTGGATCGAAGGCGATGCCATCGATGTCGATCTGGAAGACTATCACTGA
- a CDS encoding HigA family addiction module antitoxin codes for MTKKLPKRGLPPMHPGELLREEILPALERPKTEIAKLLGVSRQALYDVLTEKQPVTPVMALRLGKLCGNGPDLWLNLQKRYDLYQAEQELGDKIKNIPTLEVA; via the coding sequence ATGACCAAGAAGCTCCCGAAGCGAGGCTTGCCACCCATGCATCCCGGTGAACTTCTTCGCGAGGAGATTTTGCCGGCGCTTGAGCGGCCCAAGACGGAAATCGCCAAACTGCTCGGCGTCTCGCGTCAGGCGCTTTATGACGTCTTGACGGAAAAGCAGCCGGTTACTCCTGTCATGGCGCTACGGCTTGGGAAACTGTGCGGAAACGGTCCTGACCTCTGGCTCAATCTGCAGAAGCGGTACGATTTGTATCAGGCTGAACAAGAGCTCGGAGACAAGATCAAGAACATTCCGACATTGGAAGTTGCCTGA
- a CDS encoding ketopantoate reductase family protein: MRIAVVGAGGVGGGFGAALAKAGADVTFIARGAHLAAMKSQGLKIEGGRGETHVVPTQATDDPKRVGAVDVVLFCVKLWDVESAGEAIKPLVGADTAVIPLQNGIDAAERLLPILGPKAVMGGVAQISASITAPGVITQVGTFMRMIFGELDGRRSQRAMDFLALCQKASFDVTLSEQIVTELWMKFVLLASNAGITASTRQPIGRLRDDPDIRPVILAAFQEVIDVGRAKGVPLPPDALAKITDFIGHAPPAMKASMALDLDRGNRLELPWLSGKVVELGRQLGVPTPTHGTMYAMLKPYVMGKPA; the protein is encoded by the coding sequence ATGCGTATTGCGGTTGTCGGCGCCGGCGGCGTCGGAGGCGGATTTGGTGCGGCGCTGGCGAAAGCTGGCGCCGACGTCACCTTCATCGCGCGGGGCGCGCATCTCGCGGCCATGAAAAGCCAAGGCCTGAAAATTGAGGGCGGCCGCGGCGAGACCCATGTGGTGCCGACGCAGGCCACCGACGATCCCAAACGCGTCGGCGCGGTCGATGTGGTGCTGTTCTGCGTCAAGCTCTGGGACGTCGAGAGCGCGGGCGAGGCGATCAAGCCGCTGGTCGGTGCCGATACCGCGGTGATCCCGCTGCAGAACGGGATCGACGCCGCCGAGCGGCTGTTGCCGATCCTCGGCCCCAAGGCGGTGATGGGTGGCGTCGCCCAGATCAGCGCCTCGATCACCGCGCCCGGCGTCATCACCCAGGTCGGCACCTTCATGCGCATGATCTTCGGCGAGCTCGACGGCAGGCGCAGCCAACGGGCCATGGATTTCCTCGCGCTCTGTCAGAAGGCTAGCTTCGACGTCACCTTGAGCGAGCAGATTGTCACCGAACTCTGGATGAAGTTCGTGCTGCTCGCCAGCAATGCCGGCATCACCGCCTCGACGCGGCAGCCGATCGGCAGACTGCGCGACGATCCCGATATTCGCCCGGTGATTTTGGCCGCGTTCCAGGAAGTGATCGATGTCGGCCGCGCCAAGGGCGTGCCGCTGCCGCCGGATGCGCTGGCGAAGATCACCGACTTCATCGGCCACGCGCCGCCGGCCATGAAGGCCTCGATGGCGCTCGATCTCGACCGCGGCAACCGGCTGGAGCTGCCCTGGCTCAGCGGCAAGGTGGTCGAACTCGGCCGCCAGCTCGGCGTGCCCACCCCGACGCACGGCACGATGTATGCGATGCTGAAGCCGTACGTCATGGGCAAGCCGGCCTGA